A window of Oncorhynchus nerka isolate Pitt River linkage group LG4, Oner_Uvic_2.0, whole genome shotgun sequence contains these coding sequences:
- the acot13 gene encoding acyl-coenzyme A thioesterase 13 isoform X1, producing the protein MVSLSLNSLKTIMRAMVDSPGFDRVLSKVDIVTASPGKVVCEFKVEEEHTNRGGTLHGGLTATLVDVISTTAIMYTERGAPGVSVDMNITYMNAAKMGEDVLITATVLKQGRTLAFATVDLTSKASGKLIAQGRHTKHLGS; encoded by the exons ATGGTTTCTCTGTCTTTAAACTCGTTAAAAACAATTATGCGGGCGATGGTGGACAGTCCGGGGTTTGATCGAGTTTTAAGTAAG GTGGACATTGTAACAGCCAGCCCAGGGAAAGTGGTGTGTGAGTTTAAAGTGGAAGAGGAGCACACAAACCGAGGGGGCACCCTTCACGGGGGTCTGACGGCAACACTGGTCGACGTCATCTCCACCACTGCCATCATGTACACGGAACGGGGAGCACCCGGTGTCAGCGTGGACATGAACATCAC GTACATGAATGCTGCCAAGATGGGCGAGGACGTGCTGATCACAGCCACAGTGTTGAAGCAAGGACGGACCCTGGCGTTCGCTACTGTCGACCTCACTAGCAAAGCCTCTGGGAAACTCATCGCACAAGGAAGACACACAAAGCACCTTGGGAGCTAG
- the acot13 gene encoding acyl-coenzyme A thioesterase 13 isoform X2 — translation MGTNPPSLDRQDWNKVTSRGFVSPEVDIVTASPGKVVCEFKVEEEHTNRGGTLHGGLTATLVDVISTTAIMYTERGAPGVSVDMNITYMNAAKMGEDVLITATVLKQGRTLAFATVDLTSKASGKLIAQGRHTKHLGS, via the exons atgggcacaaacccaccatcgctggacagGCAGGACTGGAATAAagtgacgagtcgcggttttgtctcaccagag GTGGACATTGTAACAGCCAGCCCAGGGAAAGTGGTGTGTGAGTTTAAAGTGGAAGAGGAGCACACAAACCGAGGGGGCACCCTTCACGGGGGTCTGACGGCAACACTGGTCGACGTCATCTCCACCACTGCCATCATGTACACGGAACGGGGAGCACCCGGTGTCAGCGTGGACATGAACATCAC GTACATGAATGCTGCCAAGATGGGCGAGGACGTGCTGATCACAGCCACAGTGTTGAAGCAAGGACGGACCCTGGCGTTCGCTACTGTCGACCTCACTAGCAAAGCCTCTGGGAAACTCATCGCACAAGGAAGACACACAAAGCACCTTGGGAGCTAG